The sequence below is a genomic window from Bacteroidales bacterium MB20-C3-3.
CGGAAATCTCTGTATTATAGAGTGGCCGGAAAAAATAGAACAGATACTCCCTTCCGACACATTGCGGGTGAAAATATCTGTTCTTAAGGATGGCTCCAGAGAGCTTGCTTTCTAGTTAGTTCTCAGGATATAACAGGTAAGGGCGTCTCTGCTCCTTAAATTTTGCAACATCTCCTGCCCACATAGCCTTGATCTCTGCTGCTGACTTACCCTCTTTAATCATTTTGCGCACATATCCCTGGCCAATAAGAAGCTCAAAGAAAGAGCGGAAGAAATGGTCGTCAAGGTTTAGGTTGTTATAAGCATCAATTACATATTCCAGATTAATTCCTGCCTTGTTAATCTCTTCAATTGAAGGCGTTGTTCTAAGGTCCACACCGTAACACTCTCTGTTAAGCTGAGGTGGAAATTTTGCTCCCGGGATGCTTTTAGGGGTAAATGAGAATTTGTATCCCTTCATATTAGGATGTCCGTACATCTGGAACGCTTCAGTTGTACCCCTTCCCAAACTCACCGGAGTAGCTTCAAAATAACAGGTTGAAGGATAGAGATAAATTGATCTCATATCAGGAAGGTTAGGGGATGGTTTAACAGGGAGCTGATACATACTTGCATGTGTATAGTTTTTGCACTTGATAACTGTAACATCGCACTGAATCCCATCTTTTAGCCATTTTTCACCATTAATCATGCCCGCCAGCTCACCAAGGGTCATGCCGTGAACTGTAGGGATAGGAAGCCAGCCGACTCCTGATTTATACTTCATATCAAGGATAGGGCCGTCAACATAAAATCCTATTGGATTTGGTCTGTCAAGGACAATCATCTTTACTCCGCTCTCTGCACATGCCTCCATCATTCTGGCCATTGTTGTGAGGTAGGTATAAAATCTTACACCAACATCCTGAAGATCAAAAACCATTACATCAATTGTCTTCATTAGATCTGCAGATGGTTTGCCGGTGTTTCCCTCGTAAAGTGATTTGATTGGGATTCCGGTCTTTTCATCAATTGAACTTGCTACATGCTCACCTGCATCCGCATCACCTCTGAAACCATGTTCCGGAGATAGTATAGCAACGATGTTTACCTTGAGGGAGACGAGGGAGTCCACAAGGTGTGATTTTCCAATTATTCCTGTTTGGTTTGTCAGAACTGCCACTTTTTTGCCCTTTAAAAGAGGGAGGTATTCGCTTATAGATTCCGCCCCTGTTTTAATGTTTCCGGCAATAAGCAGAGTTGCAAGAAACAGAGTTAATCCGGTTAAAAATACTTTTTTCATATTTGGGGTTATTGTTTTAAATTTCTCAAATATACTATATAATCTCAATATACTCCTCAGATGTACGCCTCTTGAGAGAGCCTATCCTATAAAGAGGGAAGCCCTCTCTGCTTGCTGTTTTTTCAAGTTTTTCCACCCCCTCGGGAAGTACGGCAATCAATAATCCTCCGCTGGTCTGAGGATCACAAAGAAGCATTTTTTGGTTTTCAGTTACAGAGCCGGACTTATGTCCGTAGCTTGCATAGTTTCTGAATGTCCCTCCCGGGATACACTCCTTTTCAATGTAATAAGAGGCTCCGTCAATTCTGGGGATACTGTTGAATTCAATCTCGGCTGTTAAGCCGCTCCCCTCAGCCATTTCAATGGCGTGTCCCATCAATCCAAATCCTGTAACATCTGTGAGAGCGGTTACCTCATCAAGTTCAGATATTGCCATCCCGGGAGAATTCAGAGTTGTCATAAGTTTAAGTGCACAGGCCTTATCGTCGTCTTTTGCAAGTCCAAACTTTTCAGCTGTAGTAACGAGGCCGATTCCTATCGGCTTGGTAAGGAATAGTATTGATCCCTCCTTTGCTCCGCTGTTCTTTTTTACTCTGTTTGTATCAACAATTCCGGTTACGGCAAGGCCGAATATCGGATCGGATATATTTATACTATGCCCGCCTGCAAGAGGAATACCTGCATTGTCGCAGACCTCTCTTGCTCCTGCTACAACATCAGCAGCAAGTGATCCGGGAAGTTTTTCAAGAGGCCATCCCAGTATTGCAATAGCCATTATAGGCTTGCCACCCATTGCGTATATGTCTGATATTGCATTAGTCGCTGAAATCCGTCCAAAATCTCTGGCATTATCCACAATAGGAGTAAAGAAATCTGTTGTGCTGATTATAGCCTTCCCGTCACCAATATCGTATACTGCAGCATCATCTTTGCTGTCGTTTCCCACGATCAGATTTGGAAAATTGAGTCCGGAAACACTTCCTTTCAGAATCTCTTCGAGATCTTTAGGGGCTATTTTGCATCCGCAGCCTGCCCCGGGACTGAATTGTGTAAGGCGTGTATTTTCCTTGCTCATAGCTTAATGAGTTTAGTGCTGTTGTACTGGATATCAATAATGTCCAGCATTGTTCCAACGCTGCCGGTTTCAACTTTGTCAAGCAAATTGTAGAAGATAAGACAAGTTTTACATATCACAATTTTGCTCCCCATACTCTCCAGTTTTACTAATTCATCTGTAAAACCTGAATTTTTGCAGGCAGCCTTAACACCCTCTCCGTACATACAGATATATGCAGGAATTCGCTGCTCAGAAATTATAAGTGTCAGATAGTTTTTAAGTAAAGTGTGGGATAGTTCTTCAGGAGCATTACCCATCCCAAATCTGTCAATTATTAAGGCAACTTTAACATTGCCTGATCTGTCATTCATATTGTAACAATTACTAATTAAAAACAATTTTTTTCGCTAGGTTTTTTAACTCCTCTAAGATATTCTCCCCATCCAGTGAATCCATTTTTACAGATGGCAGAGATTCCCTGTCACCAAACCGTGTGTCCAACTGGCTGCCATAGGCCGAATCATAATAGTCCAGGCATATTCTGGCTGATTGTTCTATGTCACCGGAATTGCATGCATCAAGTGCCTTTTTACATTTGTCAAAGCCGAGGCGCTTCTCTATCTTTTTAATAGAAGCAGCAAGCCCCTCTGCTTCAAAGCATGCGTAATCCCTCATTAATCTTGCCAGGCGGATCTCGTAAGGTACATCTACCCTAATAAGAGGCGATGACCTCATCTGGTCCCAGAAGGGCTGAGGAATAAATACCTTGCCAACATTTCTGCTCTCGTCTTCGACCCATACATGATGGCTAGTATCAAGCTTTGCAATCTCTGAGTGAAGTAAATTTTCAAACTGTTCTGTAGATGGCTGATTTGGTTGTCCAAGAGATCCAAAAGCTGAACCTTTGTGGTTAGCCAGCCCTTCGAGATCAAGGATCTGCTCACCTGAACCCTGCAGTAATTGCAGTAGTTCTGTTTTTCCGGATCCGGTGTAGCCTCCCAGAAGAAGAATTTTTAACGGAGCAGAAAAACTGCTATGCACCAATTTTCTGTATCCTTTGTAACCCTCCTCCAGAAGAGAGACCTTTAGCCCGACAGTCTCAAGTAACCACGCCATTGAGGAGGATCTCATTCCACCTCTCCAGCAGTGAACCAGAATCTCAGGTGAGTTAAGTTTAAGTGCAAATTTTGTGAATCCCTTAAGTTTAGGACCAACAAATTCAAGCCCTTTCTGAACAGATATAATTTTGCCCTGCTGTTTGTAAAGTGTCCCTACTTTCGCCCTCTCTTCATCGTTAAACAGGGGTAAAGAGAGAGCCCCCGGAATATGTCCCTGAACATACTCTCCGGGGGATCTTACATCCAGCACGGGAAGGCTCTTCGCCTTAATGATAAACTCTTCAGCTGTTAGTACCTTTGCCATACTCAATGCAAAAGTACTCTTTTTTTCTAGAATTTGAATCTAAGTCCAAGTGATGGCAGGAAGGCAGTTGTCTTGTAGTCTCCTCCAAAAAGGGTTGCATTATTCTGGATATACTTTCCGTTTGTTTTAACACCTTGGTTATACTGGAAAGCAAAATCGACATCCATAAACTTAGCCGCTTTATAAGTAAAACCTGTAGTGACGCTTATCTTATCAGACCCCGGAGAATCAGGAGTATAAAGAGTCAGGTCAGAAGGGGTATTATCATAAACAAATCCGGCTCTTGCAATAAAATTCTTAGTACAGTAAAATTCTGCTCCCAAACGGTAAATCATAGTGTTTGAGAAATTCTTCGGAGAGTTCATTTTTACATTAGGGAAAACGATTGATAAGGTATCATAAGCCTTCCACCCCACATATTGCAGTTCTGCCGACAGTAACATCTTGTCAGTAGCTTTCCATGCAATACCCAGATTTGTATTAGAAGGTATTGGCAACTCTGCGTCAAATTCTGCACCATTCAGCGCAATTGCACCTTTGATTGCTGCAGGGAAGTTAGGACTCTGTGAAAGCATCCCAAAAAGAGTTTGTAACTCAGGAGATCCATAGCTTATTGCGGCACTTCCTCCCTCAAGTTTCATCATAACCTTTGAGCGGTATGAAAGTCCTATACTAAGCCTCTCTGTAGGACTGTACAGGATGCCGATATTAAATCCCAGCCCTATTCCTGATTTTCCGCTCAGGTTCATATCAAGCGGAGAGACATTCAGATTATTATTAATTATTGGGTGATACTGTGCAGGAAGAAGTGGAAGGAAAGCTGCAACTGATCCCACAGGCATTATCCCTTTACTCATCTCCATACTTCCAAAATCAGCCATAAGTCCTGCACCAATACTAAGGTGGTCATTGAACTTATATGAAATAGTTGGCTGTACAGAAAAAACCTTCAGCGATATGTTCTGGATATATGTTGAGCCTGTCCAGTTATCCGGCCACACAAGAGAGTTACCGGCGGGATTTGTAATACTTACCCCTGCATAAAGGTTGTCAATAATCTTAAATCCGGCATAACCAAAAAGGGGAGTTCCAATAGGATTATCTGTCTCAGCACTGTAGTTGCCTGATGTAAACTTTACTTTAGAGAATATGGCAGTAGCTCCTAAAGACAAATCTACCTTACCCTCCATATATGATAACCCTGCAGGGTTAAACAGCATACTCTCTCCACCCAGCTTTAAAGCTGTTCCCAGATGCCCCATTCCAAGCTGGCGTGCACTCTGAGTGTTTAGCTGGTAGCCTTCAGCCATCAGCGACAGGCCAATCAGATTGGCCATAATAAACATTGAAATTTTCTTCAGTTTCATTTTATTAATATTTTGAACGGTTGCAAAACTAGAATAAAAATTACTTTGCTATACTCGCTTTTGAGCAAAAGCCTGTAAAGAATTGATTATGAGAAATAAGAAAAGTATACTATTTTTGACATTAGGTGTATAAAAAAGGCTAACCAAATATTTTTTGGTCAGCCTCAGTAAATTTTAGTCGTATATGATCTAATTATTATTCATTTCAGGGATCTCAACTTCATTTTTATAATCACCAATCAGATACCTTGAGAAGTAGTCACCCATTCTCCAGAAGAAGTACTCTGTCATATCACCAAATCCGTGGCGCTGGCCGGGAAGCATCATCATATCAAATCTTTTGTTTGCGCGGATGAGTGCGTTAACCATTCTGAGAGTGTTACCGGGGTGTACATTATTGTCAATATCTCCGGTAAAGAGAAGCAGTCTGCCCTTTAGATTTTTTGCAATCTCGGAGTTTTTATCAATACTGTATTTAAATGTGGTATCGCCCTTTTCAGTAATGCTTTCAAGTACTCCATGGTGCTGCTCGCTCCACCAGCGATTGTAAATATTGTTTTCGTGATTACCTGCAGATGAGACAGCAACTTTAAAGAA
It includes:
- a CDS encoding DUF1343 domain-containing protein; translation: MKKVFLTGLTLFLATLLIAGNIKTGAESISEYLPLLKGKKVAVLTNQTGIIGKSHLVDSLVSLKVNIVAILSPEHGFRGDADAGEHVASSIDEKTGIPIKSLYEGNTGKPSADLMKTIDVMVFDLQDVGVRFYTYLTTMARMMEACAESGVKMIVLDRPNPIGFYVDGPILDMKYKSGVGWLPIPTVHGMTLGELAGMINGEKWLKDGIQCDVTVIKCKNYTHASMYQLPVKPSPNLPDMRSIYLYPSTCYFEATPVSLGRGTTEAFQMYGHPNMKGYKFSFTPKSIPGAKFPPQLNRECYGVDLRTTPSIEEINKAGINLEYVIDAYNNLNLDDHFFRSFFELLIGQGYVRKMIKEGKSAAEIKAMWAGDVAKFKEQRRPYLLYPEN
- the selD gene encoding selenide, water dikinase SelD; amino-acid sequence: MSKENTRLTQFSPGAGCGCKIAPKDLEEILKGSVSGLNFPNLIVGNDSKDDAAVYDIGDGKAIISTTDFFTPIVDNARDFGRISATNAISDIYAMGGKPIMAIAILGWPLEKLPGSLAADVVAGAREVCDNAGIPLAGGHSINISDPIFGLAVTGIVDTNRVKKNSGAKEGSILFLTKPIGIGLVTTAEKFGLAKDDDKACALKLMTTLNSPGMAISELDEVTALTDVTGFGLMGHAIEMAEGSGLTAEIEFNSIPRIDGASYYIEKECIPGGTFRNYASYGHKSGSVTENQKMLLCDPQTSGGLLIAVLPEGVEKLEKTASREGFPLYRIGSLKRRTSEEYIEII
- the mnmH gene encoding tRNA 2-selenouridine(34) synthase MnmH, which gives rise to MAKVLTAEEFIIKAKSLPVLDVRSPGEYVQGHIPGALSLPLFNDEERAKVGTLYKQQGKIISVQKGLEFVGPKLKGFTKFALKLNSPEILVHCWRGGMRSSSMAWLLETVGLKVSLLEEGYKGYRKLVHSSFSAPLKILLLGGYTGSGKTELLQLLQGSGEQILDLEGLANHKGSAFGSLGQPNQPSTEQFENLLHSEIAKLDTSHHVWVEDESRNVGKVFIPQPFWDQMRSSPLIRVDVPYEIRLARLMRDYACFEAEGLAASIKKIEKRLGFDKCKKALDACNSGDIEQSARICLDYYDSAYGSQLDTRFGDRESLPSVKMDSLDGENILEELKNLAKKIVFN
- a CDS encoding outer membrane protein transport protein, which encodes MKLKKISMFIMANLIGLSLMAEGYQLNTQSARQLGMGHLGTALKLGGESMLFNPAGLSYMEGKVDLSLGATAIFSKVKFTSGNYSAETDNPIGTPLFGYAGFKIIDNLYAGVSITNPAGNSLVWPDNWTGSTYIQNISLKVFSVQPTISYKFNDHLSIGAGLMADFGSMEMSKGIMPVGSVAAFLPLLPAQYHPIINNNLNVSPLDMNLSGKSGIGLGFNIGILYSPTERLSIGLSYRSKVMMKLEGGSAAISYGSPELQTLFGMLSQSPNFPAAIKGAIALNGAEFDAELPIPSNTNLGIAWKATDKMLLSAELQYVGWKAYDTLSIVFPNVKMNSPKNFSNTMIYRLGAEFYCTKNFIARAGFVYDNTPSDLTLYTPDSPGSDKISVTTGFTYKAAKFMDVDFAFQYNQGVKTNGKYIQNNATLFGGDYKTTAFLPSLGLRFKF